The following are encoded together in the Flavobacterium haoranii genome:
- a CDS encoding YgaP family membrane protein, giving the protein MINRIIRAIAGAFIIISVLLAMYVNQNWLWFTIFVGANLLQSSITKWCLMEDILRKVFKIKD; this is encoded by the coding sequence ATGATAAATAGAATAATAAGAGCAATTGCCGGAGCCTTCATAATTATAAGTGTCCTTTTAGCAATGTATGTTAACCAAAATTGGTTGTGGTTTACCATTTTTGTAGGCGCTAATTTGTTACAATCATCCATTACAAAATGGTGCTTAATGGAAGATATACTTCGAAAAGTTTTTAAAATTAAAGATTGA
- a CDS encoding GAF domain-containing protein produces the protein MDTPEEEYLNDLAQLTSIICNTPVTLISFIDDKRQWYKAKIGTSAIEVPVEETICQYTLVQQDILEFEDTWNERLLDSNPHVHSENAVRFYAGINLYSENGHAIGTICTVNLKPQKLDDNQKESLRIIAKQVMLHLNKNKENDSLRNELKLFVDEKIEFAERQLKVQEQAYNNLYNAIEKSNAVIEFDPEGIVINVNNNFLDIFGYKKNELINWTRKYHFIRRGRFSAI, from the coding sequence TTGGACACTCCAGAAGAAGAGTATTTAAATGATTTAGCTCAGCTAACATCAATTATTTGTAATACTCCGGTAACTCTTATATCTTTTATTGACGACAAAAGACAGTGGTATAAAGCTAAAATTGGTACTTCAGCAATTGAGGTTCCTGTTGAAGAAACTATTTGTCAATATACATTAGTTCAACAAGATATTCTTGAATTTGAGGATACTTGGAACGAACGTTTGTTAGATTCAAATCCGCATGTACATTCGGAAAATGCAGTTCGTTTTTACGCAGGAATTAATTTGTATTCGGAAAATGGACATGCCATTGGAACAATTTGTACGGTTAATTTGAAACCTCAAAAATTAGATGATAATCAAAAAGAGTCTTTGAGAATTATTGCCAAACAGGTAATGCTACATCTTAATAAGAACAAAGAAAATGATTCATTGCGAAATGAACTGAAACTTTTTGTTGACGAAAAAATTGAATTTGCAGAAAGACAATTGAAAGTTCAGGAGCAAGCATATAATAACTTATATAACGCTATTGAGAAATCAAATGCAGTTATTGAGTTTGATCCAGAGGGAATTGTTATCAATGTAAATAATAATTTCCTTGATATTTTTGGTTACAAGAAAAATGAATTAATTAATTGGACAAGAAAATACCATTTTATTAGACGAGGAAGATTTAGCGCAATATGA
- a CDS encoding efflux RND transporter permease subunit: MQEGISGKIANFFINSKLTILLMVALMIIGSYSSFLIPREEEPQINVPMADVMVMYPGANPSEVESRVVKPLEKIIGNIKGVEHIHSMAFNGYSMMVVQFYVGENSEDSYVKLYDELMKHQDMFPEGVMQPMVKTRSIDDVPMLGLTLWSENYDDFQLRQLAEEVTNEIEKVKDVAITKEIGGRTRELKVVLDKDKMAENGVDALSIMQMVKANNGSSQSGSFVQNDQEYLVTTGKFLANKEDVENLVVGVNKNMPVYLKQVATIQDGPQTPKNYVSFGYGKANENFKSHNSEYPAVTISVAKVKGADAMKISEKILTHVEELKKNLIPSDVHVEITRNYGETASHKVGELLLHLGVAILAVTVLVMLAMGWRGGLVVFFSVPLTFALTLFSYYMLGYTLNRITLFALVFVVGIVVDDSIIIAENMHRHFKMKRLPFKQAAIYAINEVGNPTILATFTVIAAILPMAFVSGMMGPYMSPMPIGASIAMMLSLFVALTVTPYLGYHLLQEKDEQEHKEEQGLETSWIFKIYKKFEEPLLNSSAKRNVMFAITIFLLLGSVAMFFTKSVAVKMLPFDNKNEFQVVIDMPEGTTLERTAAVTKEIAQYLSTVPEVVDYQNYIGASAPITFNGLVRHYDMRGGSNMADIQVNLLHKEDRDLQSHDIAKLVRPEVQKIAKKYGANVKIVEVPPGPPVLSTLVAEVYGPDYKQQIEVANQVKGILENTSDVVDIDWMVEAPQVEYKLEVDKEKAMLNGIAPQQVVGNLTYLLREMPVSNLYDERSVDPVGIVLALDDSEKTSLQDIQNLKIKGSQGNVVPVSDLVKVKVDTLQNAIYRKDQKRVVYVLADMAGALESPVYAILGMNEKLQEMKLPKGYAVNEIYMGQPDSENDFTVKWDGEWQITLEVFRDLGAAFLVVIIVIYMLIVGWFQNFKTPIVMMVAIPLSLVGIVLGHWLLGAFFTATSFIGMIALAGVMVRNSVLLIDFIEIRLNDGIPMKQAIIEAGAVRTTPILLTTGAVVIGASIILFDPIFQGLAISLVAGAIVSTLLTLIVVPLIYYITERKKWENNN; this comes from the coding sequence ATGCAAGAAGGTATTTCAGGTAAAATAGCCAATTTTTTCATCAATTCGAAACTAACCATTTTATTAATGGTAGCGTTGATGATTATTGGATCCTATAGTTCGTTCTTAATTCCAAGGGAAGAAGAACCACAAATTAACGTTCCTATGGCCGATGTTATGGTCATGTATCCAGGAGCAAATCCAAGTGAAGTTGAAAGTAGAGTAGTTAAACCACTTGAGAAAATCATTGGAAACATCAAAGGAGTTGAACATATTCACAGTATGGCATTTAACGGCTATTCGATGATGGTAGTTCAATTCTATGTAGGTGAAAACAGCGAAGATTCGTATGTGAAATTATACGATGAGTTAATGAAACACCAAGACATGTTTCCAGAAGGTGTAATGCAACCAATGGTTAAAACACGTTCTATTGACGATGTTCCTATGCTTGGTTTAACACTATGGAGTGAAAACTATGATGATTTTCAATTACGTCAATTAGCAGAAGAAGTTACGAATGAAATTGAAAAAGTAAAAGATGTTGCCATTACAAAAGAAATTGGTGGTAGAACACGAGAGCTAAAAGTAGTTTTAGATAAAGATAAAATGGCTGAAAACGGTGTAGATGCATTGAGCATTATGCAAATGGTTAAAGCCAATAACGGAAGTTCACAATCAGGGTCTTTTGTGCAAAATGATCAAGAATATTTAGTTACTACGGGTAAGTTTTTAGCAAATAAAGAAGATGTTGAGAATTTAGTTGTAGGTGTGAACAAAAACATGCCTGTTTATTTAAAACAAGTAGCGACTATTCAAGATGGACCACAAACTCCAAAGAATTATGTTTCTTTTGGATACGGAAAAGCTAATGAGAATTTCAAATCTCACAATTCTGAATATCCAGCGGTAACCATTTCTGTTGCCAAAGTAAAAGGAGCCGATGCGATGAAGATTTCAGAGAAAATCTTAACGCATGTTGAAGAACTAAAGAAAAACTTAATTCCGTCTGATGTTCATGTAGAAATTACACGTAACTATGGAGAAACAGCATCACACAAAGTAGGTGAGTTGTTATTACACTTAGGTGTTGCCATTTTAGCAGTAACTGTTTTAGTAATGCTAGCTATGGGCTGGAGAGGCGGATTAGTGGTTTTCTTCTCCGTTCCGTTAACGTTTGCACTAACGCTTTTCAGTTATTACATGTTAGGTTATACCTTAAATCGAATCACCCTTTTTGCCCTAGTATTCGTTGTTGGTATTGTCGTTGACGATAGTATTATCATTGCCGAAAATATGCACAGGCACTTTAAAATGAAGCGCCTACCGTTTAAACAAGCAGCTATTTACGCTATTAATGAAGTAGGAAACCCTACAATTTTAGCAACGTTTACAGTAATCGCAGCAATTTTACCAATGGCTTTCGTAAGTGGTATGATGGGGCCTTATATGAGTCCGATGCCAATTGGAGCGTCAATCGCGATGATGTTGTCTTTATTCGTAGCCTTAACAGTTACACCGTATTTAGGCTATCACTTGTTACAAGAAAAAGATGAGCAAGAACATAAAGAAGAACAAGGATTGGAAACTTCATGGATTTTCAAAATATATAAAAAGTTTGAAGAGCCATTATTGAATAGTTCAGCGAAGAGAAACGTAATGTTTGCCATTACAATCTTCTTATTACTAGGTTCTGTTGCAATGTTCTTTACCAAATCGGTGGCGGTAAAAATGTTACCTTTTGATAATAAAAACGAATTCCAAGTGGTAATCGATATGCCAGAAGGAACAACTTTAGAAAGAACGGCTGCAGTTACAAAAGAAATTGCGCAATATCTTTCTACAGTTCCAGAAGTGGTAGATTATCAAAATTACATTGGAGCTTCTGCACCAATAACATTCAACGGTTTAGTGCGTCATTATGATATGCGTGGCGGAAGTAATATGGCTGATATTCAAGTGAATTTGTTACACAAAGAAGACAGAGATTTACAAAGTCATGACATAGCAAAATTAGTTCGTCCAGAGGTACAAAAAATTGCAAAGAAATATGGTGCCAATGTAAAAATTGTTGAAGTTCCGCCAGGACCACCAGTGTTGTCAACTTTGGTTGCTGAGGTTTACGGACCAGATTATAAACAACAAATTGAAGTGGCCAATCAAGTAAAAGGAATTCTTGAAAATACTTCAGACGTCGTTGATATCGATTGGATGGTTGAAGCACCACAAGTTGAATACAAATTAGAAGTAGATAAAGAAAAAGCAATGCTAAACGGAATTGCACCACAACAGGTAGTTGGAAATTTAACATATCTACTTCGTGAGATGCCAGTTTCAAATTTATATGATGAGCGTTCTGTTGATCCTGTTGGAATTGTATTAGCATTAGACGATTCTGAAAAAACATCATTACAAGATATTCAAAATTTAAAAATTAAAGGAAGTCAAGGTAATGTTGTTCCTGTAAGTGATTTGGTAAAAGTAAAAGTTGATACGTTACAAAATGCAATTTATCGCAAAGACCAAAAAAGAGTAGTATACGTTTTAGCCGATATGGCTGGAGCTTTGGAAAGTCCAGTATATGCAATCTTAGGAATGAACGAGAAATTACAAGAAATGAAATTACCTAAAGGTTATGCTGTAAATGAAATTTACATGGGTCAACCTGATTCTGAAAATGATTTTACAGTAAAATGGGATGGAGAATGGCAAATTACTTTAGAAGTTTTCCGTGATTTAGGAGCTGCTTTCTTAGTCGTAATTATAGTAATTTATATGTTGATTGTTGGTTGGTTTCAAAACTTTAAAACGCCAATTGTAATGATGGTTGCTATTCCACTTTCACTGGTTGGGATTGTATTGGGTCACTGGTTATTAGGAGCATTCTTCACCGCAACTTCTTTTATCGGAATGATTGCTTTAGCGGGAGTAATGGTTCGAAACTCCGTCTTGTTAATCGACTTTATCGAGATTCGTTTAAATGATGGAATTCCAATGAAACAAGCTATTATTGAAGCTGGTGCAGTAAGAACAACACCAATTCTATTAACAACAGGAGCGGTTGTAATTGGAGCATCAATCATATTATTTGATCCAATTTTCCAAGGATTAGCCATTTCGTTAGTTGCTGGAGCGATTGTATCAACTTTACTAACATTAATTGTAGTTCCATTGATTTATTACATCACAGAGCGTAAAAAATGGGAAAACAATAATTAA
- a CDS encoding efflux RND transporter periplasmic adaptor subunit, translating into MKKTIAILIVTSTLLISCGGDKREEVATLPAIAVKVAGISETDSSPYVSASGKIEAENSANLSTRMMGFVTKVNVKVGQKVTKGQLLVSVNNTDLQAKKAQVDASIIQAQAAYNNAKKDYDRFVNLFAQQSASQKELDDMTARYEMAKAGLEAAKQMRNEINAQFAYSNISAPFNGVVTNTFVKEGDMANPGMPLVSVEGAKKLQVTAMVSESDIASITNGMKVKVLVKSLGTEVNGTVSEVSLSAKNTGGQYLVKIDLDKTDAKILSGMFVNVQFPVEKKANVTTSDVVLVPESALVKQGQLTGIYTIGANNTAILRWLRLGKTFGNQVEVLSGLNNKEQYIVSAEGKLFNGAKIQLAN; encoded by the coding sequence ATGAAAAAAACAATCGCAATATTAATAGTAACTTCTACATTATTAATTTCTTGTGGAGGTGATAAAAGAGAAGAAGTAGCTACTTTACCAGCAATTGCAGTAAAAGTAGCTGGTATATCAGAAACAGACTCAAGTCCATACGTTTCAGCAAGTGGAAAAATCGAAGCAGAAAACAGTGCTAATTTAAGTACGCGTATGATGGGATTTGTTACAAAAGTAAATGTAAAAGTCGGACAAAAAGTTACAAAAGGACAATTATTAGTTTCGGTAAACAATACCGATTTACAAGCTAAAAAAGCACAAGTAGATGCTTCTATTATTCAAGCACAAGCTGCTTATAATAATGCGAAAAAAGATTATGATCGTTTCGTGAATTTATTTGCACAACAAAGTGCTTCGCAAAAAGAATTAGACGATATGACGGCTCGCTACGAAATGGCTAAAGCTGGTTTAGAAGCTGCAAAACAAATGCGAAATGAAATCAATGCTCAGTTTGCCTATTCAAATATTTCAGCGCCTTTTAATGGAGTTGTAACAAATACTTTCGTAAAAGAAGGTGATATGGCAAATCCAGGAATGCCTTTAGTAAGCGTTGAAGGTGCCAAAAAATTGCAAGTAACAGCGATGGTTTCTGAAAGTGATATTGCTTCAATTACTAACGGAATGAAAGTAAAAGTTTTAGTAAAATCATTAGGAACTGAAGTAAATGGAACAGTAAGCGAAGTAAGTTTATCTGCTAAAAATACAGGCGGACAATATTTAGTAAAAATCGATTTAGATAAAACGGATGCTAAAATCTTATCAGGGATGTTTGTAAATGTTCAATTTCCAGTGGAAAAGAAAGCAAATGTTACTACATCAGATGTGGTTTTAGTTCCAGAAAGTGCATTAGTGAAACAAGGTCAGTTAACAGGGATTTACACGATTGGCGCAAATAATACAGCCATCTTACGTTGGTTGCGTTTAGGAAAGACTTTTGGAAACCAAGTAGAGGTATTGTCAGGTTTAAACAATAAAGAACAATACATTGTTTCTGCTGAAGGTAAGTTATTCAATGGTGCTAAAATTCAATTAGCCAATTAA
- a CDS encoding TolC family protein, whose amino-acid sequence MNKVKLSLAIIISTGLSVVAQDTLSVSKSDVLEKVNDKNLQIKIAEKAFKSAQADYRQSNALFMPNISASHTAITTTNPLMAFGSKLNQEILTMNDFNPALLNDPEHVENFATMIEVQQPLINLDGLYERKAAKAKMDAMSLQTERTKEYLQLEVSKAYMQLQLAYKAVGVLTKANETAQGNLKMVENYFKNGMLQKTDLLDVQVRVNEVANQLQYAKSNVKNASDYLGFLLNEDMKEKVFKPTETLENEIQVEEMVATISENRKDIQAMDKATEAYGKMFQSTKLGFLPRLNAFGNYQMYDDKLFGTSAKGYLLGAQLSWNVFDGYKSIGKNQKAKADFQKAESEAEQYKKQSQLELNKTNRQLADAENKVNLSKLAFEQAQESYRIRKNRFEQGLEKTTDLLMAETQQSKKELEFLQAVFEYNFTKQYQKFLTN is encoded by the coding sequence ATGAACAAAGTAAAATTAAGTCTTGCAATTATTATCTCAACAGGATTAAGTGTAGTAGCTCAAGATACTTTATCAGTCTCTAAGAGCGATGTACTTGAAAAAGTGAATGATAAAAATTTGCAAATAAAAATTGCAGAAAAAGCATTCAAATCTGCTCAAGCTGATTATCGTCAGTCGAATGCTTTGTTTATGCCAAACATTTCGGCGTCACACACAGCAATTACAACTACAAACCCTTTAATGGCTTTTGGTTCAAAATTAAATCAGGAAATTTTAACAATGAATGATTTTAATCCAGCTCTGCTAAATGACCCTGAACATGTTGAAAATTTTGCTACGATGATTGAAGTGCAACAACCGTTAATCAATTTAGATGGTTTGTACGAAAGAAAAGCAGCAAAAGCAAAGATGGATGCAATGAGTTTGCAAACGGAACGCACAAAAGAGTATTTACAGTTAGAAGTTTCAAAAGCGTATATGCAATTACAATTAGCGTACAAAGCAGTTGGTGTTTTAACAAAAGCTAATGAAACAGCTCAAGGAAACTTAAAAATGGTAGAAAACTACTTCAAAAATGGAATGCTTCAAAAAACAGATTTATTAGATGTACAAGTTAGAGTTAATGAAGTAGCGAATCAATTACAATATGCAAAAAGTAATGTAAAAAATGCTTCAGATTACTTAGGGTTTCTTTTGAATGAAGATATGAAAGAGAAGGTTTTTAAACCTACAGAAACTTTAGAAAATGAAATTCAAGTTGAGGAAATGGTAGCAACTATTTCTGAAAACAGAAAAGATATTCAAGCGATGGATAAAGCAACAGAAGCGTACGGGAAAATGTTCCAATCTACAAAATTAGGTTTCCTACCAAGATTAAACGCCTTTGGGAATTACCAAATGTATGATGACAAATTATTCGGAACTTCTGCAAAAGGATATTTATTAGGTGCTCAATTATCATGGAACGTGTTTGATGGTTATAAAAGCATTGGTAAAAACCAAAAAGCAAAAGCCGATTTCCAAAAAGCTGAATCCGAAGCCGAACAATATAAAAAACAAAGTCAGCTAGAATTGAACAAAACCAATCGTCAATTAGCCGATGCTGAAAATAAAGTGAACTTATCAAAATTAGCATTCGAACAAGCACAAGAATCATACAGAATTCGTAAAAATAGATTCGAACAAGGTTTAGAAAAAACAACCGATTTATTAATGGCGGAAACCCAACAATCAAAAAAAGAATTAGAGTTTTTACAAGCTGTTTTCGAATATAATTTCACTAAACAATACCAAAAATTTTTAACTAACTAA
- a CDS encoding ATP-binding protein, translated as MVKITKIAQDITAEVATQKSLGLAKQLADELNVQKDNFIANMSHELRTPLNAIVGFSDLLFHQEQDSKKLQYLSAIKSASDSLLYLVNDILDLSKIESGIIQFDKTSFSVKDVVKDVFNVLGLKAKQKGISFKFYISNAVPKYVIGDKNRLVQVLNNLLNNAIKFTQEGNVMLFVDAIRTQSNELQLHFSVEDTGIGIPKDKLKTIFNRFTQAESSTTRLYGGTGLGLNISQLIVERQGGTLGVESEYNKGSKFWFVLPFDEIDEENQTFEIFENLSVDYYSAKILICEDNELNRILMDSIFKETDFEIEFAENGLQALDLVKEKSFDLILMDLHMPFLDGYETVKLIRQELQLSMPIIALTANSLIKEKEVCLALGMNDYLAKPFKTNELLTKIVSLLEVEGKQKTISLEALEEYSGGNIAFQKQMIELFLETSEKEIQKMNAFLNQESLKEASQVVHKLKSSLGILGVDLALAQDFENELIQANDSKKIESCKTVFLEQLQQIRKELIQILKSE; from the coding sequence TTGGTAAAAATCACCAAAATTGCTCAAGATATTACAGCAGAAGTCGCGACACAAAAAAGTTTAGGTTTAGCAAAACAATTAGCCGATGAACTTAATGTTCAAAAAGACAATTTTATTGCTAATATGAGTCACGAACTTCGAACGCCTCTTAATGCAATTGTAGGATTTAGTGATTTGTTGTTTCATCAAGAACAAGATTCTAAAAAACTTCAATATTTATCAGCAATTAAATCGGCTAGTGATTCTTTGTTGTATTTAGTTAACGATATTTTAGATTTAAGTAAAATTGAATCGGGAATTATTCAATTCGATAAAACATCATTTTCAGTTAAAGACGTTGTAAAAGATGTTTTCAATGTTTTAGGCTTAAAAGCCAAACAAAAAGGAATTTCATTTAAGTTTTACATCAGTAATGCAGTTCCTAAATATGTTATTGGAGATAAAAATAGATTGGTTCAAGTGCTTAATAATTTATTGAACAATGCTATTAAGTTTACACAAGAAGGAAATGTGATGTTGTTTGTTGATGCAATTCGAACTCAGTCTAATGAATTACAATTACATTTTTCTGTAGAAGATACTGGAATTGGGATTCCTAAAGATAAATTAAAAACCATTTTTAATCGGTTTACGCAAGCCGAATCTTCAACCACTCGTTTGTATGGTGGAACAGGTTTAGGTCTAAATATTTCGCAATTAATTGTGGAAAGACAAGGTGGAACTCTAGGAGTTGAAAGCGAATATAACAAAGGAAGTAAATTTTGGTTTGTGTTGCCTTTTGATGAAATTGATGAAGAGAATCAAACCTTTGAAATTTTTGAAAACCTAAGTGTAGATTATTATAGCGCTAAAATTCTAATTTGTGAAGATAACGAGCTGAATAGAATATTAATGGATTCTATTTTTAAAGAAACTGATTTCGAAATCGAATTTGCCGAAAACGGTTTGCAGGCGTTAGATTTAGTAAAAGAAAAAAGTTTCGATTTAATCTTAATGGATTTACATATGCCATTTTTAGATGGTTACGAAACGGTGAAACTTATTCGACAAGAATTGCAATTGTCAATGCCTATAATTGCTTTAACTGCCAATTCGTTAATAAAAGAAAAAGAAGTTTGTTTAGCATTAGGAATGAATGATTATTTAGCAAAACCATTCAAGACAAATGAACTGCTAACAAAAATAGTTAGTCTTTTAGAAGTTGAAGGAAAACAAAAAACTATTTCTCTTGAAGCTTTAGAAGAATATTCGGGAGGAAATATTGCATTTCAAAAACAAATGATAGAATTGTTTTTAGAAACTTCAGAAAAAGAAATACAAAAAATGAATGCGTTTTTAAATCAGGAAAGTTTAAAAGAAGCTTCCCAAGTGGTTCATAAACTAAAATCTTCTTTAGGAATTTTAGGAGTAGATTTAGCTTTAGCTCAAGATTTTGAAAACGAATTAATTCAAGCAAACGACAGCAAAAAAATAGAGAGTTGCAAAACCGTTTTCTTGGAACAATTACAACAAATAAGAAAAGAACTAATCCAAATATTAAAATCAGAATAG
- a CDS encoding YaiO family outer membrane beta-barrel protein, with amino-acid sequence MKSIFYTVLFCLFSSVLWSQNYNADSLFVEVKKMAEAKEYTKAIQLTKQLEKDVPNDKTYSYYLVSLYNWNEQYNEALQQLKSISNQGLDNAEVTQLYLSTYRNLKDYEKVVFYSEKAKNEDSSNADRYAIIQAEALLELNETEKATTILKAISKESQSYEAAQYLLTISNRKKKNSIALGYLLTTYNKPESQNNHYTNLEYTRKWNKDAITARLNYGNAFSENGVSGEVDFYKGLKKSYFYFNAGISDGEFVFPQYKAAAEWYKETQKLSFSIGSKFLGFKTTDDVYIFTGHFGYKLSGNYLLGYRPYYVVNSDQNNVTHALFLKKTNEIKESFWQIDLQYGIVPYYFLSNQVTSDLSSYRIGFNMKTKVATDVFLQPVVLYEYQEFVPSEYRNVLNIQLIATYRF; translated from the coding sequence GTGAAATCTATATTTTACACAGTATTATTTTGTCTCTTCTCATCGGTTTTATGGTCGCAAAACTACAATGCCGATTCTTTATTTGTGGAAGTTAAGAAAATGGCAGAAGCCAAAGAATATACAAAAGCGATTCAACTAACGAAGCAATTGGAAAAAGATGTTCCAAACGATAAAACGTATAGTTATTATTTGGTTTCGCTGTACAATTGGAACGAACAATATAATGAAGCTTTACAGCAATTAAAATCGATTTCAAATCAAGGATTAGATAATGCAGAAGTAACACAATTGTATCTTTCAACTTATCGCAATTTAAAAGATTACGAAAAAGTAGTTTTCTATAGTGAAAAAGCTAAAAATGAAGATAGTTCTAATGCGGATCGATATGCAATAATTCAAGCAGAAGCGTTATTAGAATTAAATGAAACTGAAAAAGCAACTACTATTTTAAAAGCTATTTCAAAAGAAAGTCAGTCTTATGAAGCGGCTCAATATCTGTTGACCATTAGCAATAGAAAAAAGAAAAATAGCATTGCTTTAGGTTATTTGTTAACGACTTATAACAAACCAGAAAGTCAAAACAATCATTACACAAATCTAGAATATACAAGAAAGTGGAATAAAGATGCCATAACAGCTCGATTGAATTATGGAAATGCTTTTTCGGAAAATGGTGTTTCAGGCGAAGTCGATTTTTATAAAGGTTTAAAAAAGAGCTATTTCTATTTTAATGCTGGAATTTCTGATGGCGAATTTGTTTTTCCGCAATACAAAGCCGCTGCCGAATGGTATAAAGAAACGCAAAAATTGTCTTTTTCAATCGGAAGTAAATTTTTAGGTTTTAAAACAACCGATGATGTGTACATTTTTACAGGACATTTTGGTTATAAACTAAGTGGAAATTATCTTTTGGGTTACCGACCTTATTATGTGGTAAATTCGGATCAAAATAATGTAACACATGCTTTATTTTTAAAGAAAACCAATGAAATAAAAGAATCATTTTGGCAAATTGATTTACAATATGGAATAGTTCCTTATTATTTTTTAAGCAATCAAGTAACATCAGATTTAAGTTCCTACCGAATTGGTTTCAATATGAAAACAAAAGTAGCAACAGATGTTTTTCTTCAACCAGTTGTATTGTATGAATATCAAGAATTTGTACCAAGTGAATATCGAAATGTGTTGAATATTCAATTAATTGCTACTTACCGTTTTTAG
- a CDS encoding bifunctional 5,10-methylenetetrahydrofolate dehydrogenase/5,10-methenyltetrahydrofolate cyclohydrolase — protein sequence MVLLDGKKVSEDIKNEITAEVAKMKENGEKVPHLAAIIVGNDGASLTYVGSKVKACERVGFESTLVKMPSTTTEIELLKKIKELNENDDIDGFIVQLPLPKQIDTQKILMAIDPSKDVDGFHPENFGKMALDMSTFIPATPFGILELLERYNVETKGKHTVVIGRSHIVGRPMSILMGRKGFPGNSTVTLTHSHTKNINQITSQADIIITALGVPNYLKAEMVKDDVVVIDVGITRVADETTEKGYRITGDVDFENVSKKASHITPVPGGVGPMTIAMLLKNTLLAREGRKMK from the coding sequence ATGGTATTATTAGACGGTAAAAAAGTATCGGAAGACATTAAAAATGAAATCACTGCCGAAGTAGCTAAAATGAAAGAGAACGGCGAAAAAGTTCCTCATTTAGCAGCAATTATTGTGGGTAACGATGGCGCGAGTTTAACTTATGTAGGAAGTAAGGTTAAAGCTTGTGAGCGTGTAGGTTTCGAATCTACTTTGGTTAAAATGCCAAGTACAACAACTGAAATTGAGCTTTTAAAGAAAATTAAAGAACTTAATGAAAATGACGATATTGATGGTTTTATAGTTCAGCTTCCGCTACCTAAACAAATTGATACACAAAAAATATTAATGGCAATCGACCCAAGTAAAGATGTTGATGGTTTCCATCCTGAAAACTTTGGAAAAATGGCTTTAGATATGAGTACATTTATTCCAGCAACTCCATTTGGTATTTTAGAATTATTAGAACGTTATAATGTTGAAACAAAAGGAAAACATACTGTTGTAATTGGTCGTAGTCACATTGTAGGTCGCCCTATGAGTATTTTAATGGGAAGAAAAGGGTTTCCGGGAAATTCAACAGTTACTTTAACGCATAGTCATACTAAAAATATTAACCAAATTACTTCACAAGCCGATATTATCATTACAGCTTTAGGTGTTCCTAATTATTTAAAAGCTGAAATGGTAAAAGACGATGTTGTTGTAATTGATGTAGGTATTACTCGTGTTGCCGATGAAACTACTGAAAAAGGATATCGAATAACTGGAGATGTTGATTTTGAAAATGTATCTAAAAAAGCTTCACATATTACACCAGTTCCTGGTGGTGTTGGACCAATGACAATTGCAATGTTATTGAAAAACACTTTATTGGCTAGAGAAGGTAGAAAAATGAAATAA
- a CDS encoding response regulator transcription factor: MSLFLKANGYEVTEFDNGSDAISHISEQPSEIELVITDLNLPFASGKQVVNTCKTTCENAKVIVLTSMAVETSEVELFDLGADDFVAKPFSPQVLLKRIQKVVR, encoded by the coding sequence ATTAGCCTTTTTTTGAAAGCTAATGGTTATGAAGTAACAGAATTTGATAACGGTTCCGATGCAATTTCGCATATTTCGGAACAACCTTCAGAAATTGAATTGGTTATTACCGATTTGAATTTGCCTTTTGCTAGCGGAAAACAAGTGGTAAATACTTGTAAAACTACGTGCGAAAATGCTAAAGTTATTGTACTAACCTCAATGGCTGTAGAAACTTCAGAAGTAGAGTTGTTTGATTTAGGAGCCGATGATTTTGTGGCAAAACCATTTAGTCCTCAAGTGTTATTAAAAAGAATTCAAAAAGTAGTTCGATAG